The following proteins are encoded in a genomic region of Flammeovirga pectinis:
- a CDS encoding bleomycin resistance protein: protein MLRSIHPKLPMRDKNITKSFYLNKLGFSEVGTIDYDGYLMIKKDQIEIHFFEFKELEPKDNYGQVYIRVDDIDRLYQSLVDQNTTIHPNGPLEVKPWGQKEFAVLDPDNNLLTFGECIEVIKKS from the coding sequence ATGTTGAGAAGTATCCACCCTAAATTACCAATGCGTGATAAAAATATCACTAAATCATTCTATCTAAATAAATTAGGGTTTTCTGAAGTTGGTACTATTGATTATGATGGGTATTTAATGATAAAGAAAGATCAAATTGAGATTCACTTTTTTGAGTTTAAAGAACTAGAACCAAAAGATAATTACGGACAGGTGTATATTAGAGTTGATGACATTGACCGTTTATATCAATCATTAGTAGATCAAAATACAACTATCCACCCGAATGGGCCATTAGAAGTAAAACCTTGGGGGCAAAAAGAATTTGCTGTTTTAGATCCTGATAATAACCTTTTGACTTTTGGTGAATGTATAGAAGTCATAAAAAAAAGCTAA
- a CDS encoding thioredoxin family protein → MKNLKLLISIIGIFISINAYSQTEVYDPSADAKADIKEAVSLAKKSNKHVFVKVGGNWCGWCKLYAKFTHQDEEIMKVMNDNYVTVLVNWSKENKNEETMELLGNPQRFGFPVFVILNGSGKVIHIQNSGNLESGKGYDKNKVMQFINGWTPTAINPATYK, encoded by the coding sequence ATGAAAAACTTAAAATTATTAATCTCAATTATCGGTATTTTCATATCAATTAATGCATATTCACAAACCGAAGTCTACGATCCGAGTGCAGACGCAAAAGCAGATATTAAAGAGGCTGTTTCTTTGGCAAAAAAATCGAATAAACATGTATTTGTAAAAGTAGGTGGTAATTGGTGTGGGTGGTGTAAACTGTATGCAAAATTTACACATCAGGACGAAGAAATTATGAAAGTGATGAACGATAATTACGTTACCGTTCTTGTAAACTGGAGTAAAGAAAATAAAAACGAAGAAACGATGGAGTTATTAGGTAATCCTCAACGTTTCGGCTTTCCTGTTTTTGTTATATTAAACGGTAGTGGGAAAGTGATACATATCCAAAACTCTGGTAATCTAGAAAGTGGAAAAGGATACGATAAAAATAAAGTAATGCAATTTATTAATGGCTGGACACCTACTGCAATCAACCCTGCCACCTATAAATAG
- a CDS encoding arginine deiminase family protein translates to MHSNLDINVSSEVGTLRRLIIHSPDEGIGKVIPTKAQEWLFEDIIHLETMRKKEYDLYLKILLYFLDYEKIHSQIHQIDLPESERHFYKPDKKDYFNSDKVIEPQALLASILENPNLRLRMIASVCAHEGTSYLLQDELMELESSVLARTMISGILPDKRMIFPPIPNLIFTRDIGITVNDHILLNKPKKKARTRESILMKYIFFNHPMFQEYTDKIIEITDPEDFFLLDEEEQNKKIVTLEGGDVMTVAPNHLLVGVSERTSIHAASKVVHEMHRRGIVDKVTVVKIPAKRAYMHIDTTFTQVKRNLWVLFGSFSKEGLKKEKGDFISSLGGQKSENELEILQYVKGQDYNKPIKFDYLEDLLNDISLNDLHSTTPTRFIYSGDNQFPFGRREQWTDSCNVLALKEGVVIGYDRNDKTAEGFKKQGIDIIKAEDLLKAFKNEEKKPADIKDTLILLPSAELSRARGGSHCMSMPIKRDPIY, encoded by the coding sequence ATGCATAGTAATCTAGATATAAACGTAAGTTCTGAAGTAGGTACACTTAGAAGGTTAATTATCCATAGCCCAGATGAAGGCATTGGAAAAGTAATACCAACTAAAGCGCAAGAATGGCTTTTTGAAGATATTATCCATTTAGAAACCATGCGTAAAAAAGAATATGATTTATACTTAAAGATCTTACTCTATTTTCTAGACTATGAAAAAATACATTCTCAAATTCATCAAATAGACTTACCTGAATCTGAAAGACATTTTTACAAACCAGATAAAAAAGATTATTTCAATTCTGATAAAGTAATAGAACCCCAAGCACTACTTGCTTCAATTTTAGAGAATCCTAATCTAAGATTAAGAATGATTGCTTCTGTTTGTGCACATGAAGGGACATCCTACCTATTACAAGACGAATTAATGGAGCTAGAATCGTCTGTATTGGCTCGAACTATGATTTCTGGAATACTACCAGACAAAAGAATGATCTTCCCTCCTATACCAAATCTTATATTTACTAGAGACATTGGTATAACAGTTAACGATCATATTCTATTAAATAAGCCAAAGAAAAAAGCAAGAACAAGGGAGTCGATTTTAATGAAATACATTTTCTTTAATCACCCTATGTTTCAAGAATACACAGATAAGATTATAGAGATAACTGACCCCGAAGATTTCTTCTTATTAGATGAAGAGGAACAGAATAAAAAAATTGTCACTTTAGAGGGTGGAGATGTTATGACTGTAGCTCCAAACCACTTATTAGTAGGTGTAAGTGAGAGAACTTCTATACACGCTGCTAGTAAAGTTGTGCACGAAATGCATAGAAGAGGTATTGTAGATAAAGTTACTGTTGTAAAAATCCCTGCAAAAAGGGCCTATATGCACATTGACACTACCTTTACTCAGGTAAAAAGAAATTTATGGGTATTGTTTGGTTCTTTCTCTAAAGAGGGTTTAAAAAAAGAAAAGGGTGATTTCATTTCTTCTTTAGGAGGACAGAAAAGTGAAAATGAATTAGAAATTTTACAATATGTAAAAGGTCAAGATTACAATAAGCCTATTAAATTTGATTATTTAGAAGATCTGTTGAATGATATCAGTCTAAATGATCTTCATTCTACAACTCCTACTCGATTTATCTATTCTGGTGATAATCAATTTCCTTTTGGTAGAAGAGAACAATGGACAGACTCTTGTAATGTTCTTGCATTAAAAGAAGGGGTAGTAATTGGTTACGACAGAAATGATAAAACTGCTGAGGGCTTTAAAAAGCAAGGTATTGATATTATAAAAGCGGAAGACCTTCTTAAAGCTTTTAAAAATGAAGAAAAGAAACCTGCAGACATCAAAGACACATTGATTCTACTCCCTTCTGCTGAATTATCTAGAGCAAGAGGAGGATCACATTGTATGAGTATGCCTATTAAGAGAGATCCTATTTACTAG
- a CDS encoding YgjV family protein: MEMNTEYIGYLASILLMISFSLKNVNKLRLINTLGCFTFVLYGYLLDAWPVVISNGFIATVNIFYLLKDKKNPSK; encoded by the coding sequence ATGGAAATGAATACTGAATATATAGGGTATCTAGCATCTATCCTTTTAATGATATCATTCTCACTTAAGAATGTAAATAAATTACGTTTAATAAATACCTTAGGCTGTTTTACCTTTGTATTGTATGGATATTTATTAGATGCATGGCCAGTGGTTATATCAAATGGTTTTATTGCAACTGTAAATATCTTTTACCTTCTTAAAGATAAGAAAAACCCTAGTAAATAG
- the pckA gene encoding phosphoenolpyruvate carboxykinase (ATP), with translation MMTETHKLAGKLLSQSKRVNKDLSVAELVAEAINNGEGVLNSTGAIMCDTGKFTGRSPQDRFIVKDDYTTDRVWWGNINKPFPQDKFNGLANKMVDYLLDNQKLYVNNVYAGADPAYRIKVRVVTPLASVSHFVNNMFIVPTAEELAAFGEPDYVVLQAPEYNANPEIDGTRQGNFSILNFGEKAALVGGSRYTGEIKKGIFSVLNALLVDQNVLPMHCSANEGVDGDSAVFFGLSGTGKTTLSADPKRNLIGDDEHGWSDNGIYNFEGGCYAKTIDLSRENEPEIWDAIKFGATLENTRFFPGTTVVDYANVSITENTRVSYPIDHIENAKIPSVSETHPRNIFFLTCDAYGVLPAISKLTKEQAMYHFMSGYTAKVAGTEAGITEPTPTFSACFGAPFMPLHPSVYAMKLGEKMTEHNTNIWLINTGWSNGPSDKVGRTKLKYTRAMITAALEGKLDNIEFVEHPVFGVQVPTQVEGVPTEALDAKASWALGGFEGYEETAAKLANKFVDNFKKFEEGLEDKAILEGAPKVGVKA, from the coding sequence ATGATGACAGAAACACACAAATTAGCGGGTAAACTTTTATCACAATCAAAAAGAGTAAACAAAGATTTATCAGTTGCTGAGCTAGTAGCAGAAGCAATTAACAACGGCGAAGGCGTATTAAACTCGACAGGAGCTATCATGTGCGACACAGGTAAGTTCACTGGTCGTTCTCCTCAAGACCGTTTTATCGTAAAAGACGATTACACTACCGACAGAGTATGGTGGGGTAACATTAACAAACCATTTCCACAAGACAAATTCAATGGTTTAGCTAATAAGATGGTAGATTACTTATTAGATAACCAAAAATTATATGTAAATAATGTATACGCTGGGGCAGATCCTGCCTACCGTATTAAAGTAAGAGTTGTAACACCTTTAGCATCTGTATCGCACTTTGTGAACAACATGTTTATTGTTCCAACTGCAGAAGAGTTAGCAGCATTCGGAGAGCCTGATTACGTAGTATTACAAGCTCCAGAATATAATGCAAACCCAGAAATTGATGGCACTCGCCAAGGTAACTTCTCTATCTTAAACTTTGGAGAAAAAGCTGCTTTAGTAGGTGGTTCTCGTTATACTGGAGAAATTAAAAAAGGTATTTTCTCTGTTTTGAATGCGTTATTAGTAGATCAAAATGTTCTGCCAATGCACTGTTCTGCTAACGAAGGAGTAGATGGAGATTCTGCTGTATTCTTTGGCTTATCAGGTACTGGTAAAACAACTTTATCTGCAGACCCTAAGAGAAATCTAATTGGTGATGACGAGCATGGTTGGTCTGACAATGGTATTTACAACTTCGAAGGTGGTTGTTATGCTAAAACAATTGACTTATCTAGAGAAAATGAGCCAGAAATTTGGGATGCTATAAAGTTTGGTGCAACATTAGAAAACACTCGTTTCTTCCCAGGAACTACAGTTGTTGACTATGCAAATGTGTCTATAACAGAAAACACACGAGTATCTTACCCAATCGATCATATCGAAAATGCTAAGATACCATCTGTATCAGAAACTCATCCTCGTAATATTTTCTTCTTAACTTGTGATGCATACGGTGTGTTACCAGCAATTTCTAAGTTAACTAAGGAACAAGCAATGTACCACTTTATGTCTGGTTACACAGCAAAAGTTGCAGGTACTGAGGCAGGTATTACGGAGCCAACGCCTACATTCTCTGCGTGTTTTGGAGCTCCTTTCATGCCACTTCACCCATCGGTTTATGCAATGAAACTAGGTGAAAAAATGACAGAGCATAATACGAATATTTGGTTAATCAATACAGGTTGGTCTAATGGTCCTTCTGATAAAGTTGGTAGAACTAAATTAAAGTACACTAGAGCAATGATTACAGCAGCTTTAGAAGGTAAACTAGATAATATTGAGTTTGTTGAGCACCCAGTATTTGGAGTTCAAGTTCCTACTCAAGTAGAAGGTGTACCAACTGAAGCATTAGATGCTAAAGCATCAT